The stretch of DNA TACCTTACCGTTTGCAACTTCCACTACATGACGAAAAAGGGCAATTTTTTCTTCTTTCGTTAATGTAGGTGATTCTCCAGTTGTTCCAGCAATAACGAGAGAGTCTGAGCCGTTGTCAATTAAATAGTTTACTAATTGCGTTGTTTTTGCGAAATCAATATTCCCTTTATTATCAAACGGTGTAACCATTGCTGTAGAAACTTTTCCAAAATTAATCATGCCAGCTTATCTCTCCTTCTTTCTTTGAATCATATACAAATGCACTATTTATATGTGCTAGACCGAATGCATCGTGCAATGCCTTTACTGCTTTTTCCATATCCTCTTGTTTCACTAATACCCATATCGTTGTATGGCTATCAGCAGATTGAAGTATTTGGATCCCTAGTTCCGATAGTGTGGTTACTATTTTAGATGTAACTCCAGGCACCCCGGTCATACCGGCCCCAACAACTGCAACTTTTGCGCAATGTTTTGTCACCTTCGGATTATACCCTAATTCGTTTAAAACAGCTATTGCCTTTTCACTCATTTGGTCTGCAATAGTATAGATCACATTTGTAGGTGATATGTTAAAAAAGTCTATACTTATTTGCTCATTAGCCATTGCTCGAAATACTTCAGACTGTAAATTATATTGTCCTTCTTTTGCCGTTACTTTTATTTGAGTGACATCTGAAACGTGAGCGATTCCTGTAATTAATCGTTCTGTAACATGTTGATCACTTATTTTATCTAATGACGTTACTAACGTTCCAGGGGTGTCAGAATACGTTGACTTAACCCGTAAAGGTATTCTCGCTTGCATCGCAATTTCAACTGCACGAGGGTGTACAACCTTCGCTCCTTGGTAGGCCATATTACAGATTTCTGTGTATGACACGACATTTAGCGGTTTAGCGTTTTCCACGATATTAGGGTCTGCAGTCATTACACCTTCAACATCTGAAAAAATGTCTATCCATTCAGCTCTTAATGCGGCACCGAGCGCAGCTGCAGATGTGTCACTACCACCACGACCAATCGTCGTAATATCTCCTGTTCTAGATTCACCTTGAAAGCCTGCTACCACCACTACATCATGATGACGCAACACTTCTAACAAGTGATCACACTTCATATCGATAATTTTTGCATTCGTATGTTCATTATTTGTTCGAAAACCTGCTTGAGGACCATTTAATGCTGTAGCCTTAATACCATTGCTATTCAACATACTGCTAAAGACAATCGATGAAATAACTTCACCACATGAAAGCAGCATATCTAACTCTCTTTTTGATACGTTACTTTTACTTTCCTCTAATAAGCTTAATAACGTATCCGTTGCATAAGGTTCTCCCTTTCTTCCCATGGCAGAAACAACTACTACAACTTTATAACCTTGTTGAACACTTTTATGAATATGATGGAATGCGTGATCCCTCGACATTTCGTTTCGGACTGATGTACCACCAAATTTTTGAACTACTATTTTCATTGTATGACACCTCATTGTTGGATTCCAAGAAAACCTTGGGAGCTTTAAACTTTCACTTTTCGTTATAGAAGAGGAATAACGACGTGTTTCGTTCAAGAGGATGTCGATACATTCGTTAGAAAAAGAGGCAAAAATATGCCTCTCTTAAACTATTTAACAATTCCTAACTTAGTAAGGGTTTCTGCAATTTGAACTGAGTTCCAAGCAGCACCTTTTAATAAATTATCTGAAACAATCCATAGGTGGAAACCTTTTTTATTATCTAGATCTTGGCGTATACGCCCAACAAAGACATCATTCAAACCGACACTATGTGCTGGCATCGGATATAATTGTTCTTCCGGTTTATCTTGTAATGTAATACCAGGAGCTTCTTCCAGTAAATTTCGAATATCTTGAACAGTCACGTTTTCATCCTCTACTTCAATATATACAGATTCAGAGTGTCCTGTGACTACTGGCAATCGAACGCAAGTTGCAGCTACTGATAGGTTTGGCATATGCATTATTTTTTTCGTTTCATTTATCATTTTCATTTCCTCAAAAGTAAACCCGTTATCTTCGAATTTGTCAATTTGAGGAATGGCGTTAAATGCAATTTGGTAATGTTTTTCGTCTCCTTTCACCGGTAAAACAGAAGGAGTAAAATCATCCCCATTTAAAATTGCTTGTGTTTGAGTGTGCAGTTCATCAATAGCAGCAGCCCCAGCTCCAGATACCGCTTGGTAAGTTGAAACGATTACTTTTGATAACCCATATTTTTTTCTAATAGGCTCAAGTGTAACTACCATTTGAATTGTAGAGCAATTTGGATTTGCAATTATTCCTTTTTGATTGAATAAATCTTGCTCGTTCACTTCTGGGACAACTAAAGGAACTTCAGGATCCATTCGAAAAGCACTAGTATTATCTACTACAATCGCCCCTCTTTTTGCAGCTTCTGGAGCTAGTAGTTTGGACACACTACCACCAGCACTAAATAATGCTATGTCAACACCATTAAAACTATCTGGCTCTGCCTTTTGGACTGTATATTCATTATCTTTAAATATCACTTTTGTACCTGCAGAACGTTCCGACGATAATAGTGTTAATTCTTTAATTGGGAAATCTCTTTCTTCAAGTGTTTTCAACATTTGTTGGCCTACAGCACCTGTCGCACCAACTAAAGCAATATTAAAACCTTTCATCCGTCTAACCCCTCTCAAAATAAATAGTGCTACTTAATCATCTATTTTAGCATAGTAATTAAATAAAGAGAGAAGAAATTTTTTTCTCCTCTCTATTTTTTATCTTATGGGAATATTTTCACATCGGAATGTTTGTTGTTACATCTAGTTCAGGTGCTTTTGTTATTAATTTAGGTCATCCAAATATTTTTCTACAATTACTGGCTGAATTTGTTTATTATTAATGGCTTCTACAACTGTAGGAACTAACATGTTCATCCGTGCTACCATAGAATTAGGCTTTTTCTCCGGTGCATCTTGACCGAACGGAATAAAATAAATATTTTTAGTAGACATAAGTCTCATTAAATTTATTCCATTTAGACCTAATGCATCATTAGTAGAAATTCCTAATACGACAGGATGATGATTTCTTAAAGTTGCTTTTGCTGCCATTAACACAGGGGAATCCGTTAATGCGTTTGCAAGCTTACTCATTGAATTTCCCGTTAGAGGGGCGACTACCATACAATCTAATGGAATTTTTGGCCCAAGAGGTTCCGCTTTTACAATGGAGTCTATCGCTTTATTTCCTGTTATTTCTTCAATTTTTTGAATCCATTCTTGCCCTTCACCGAATCTAGTATTTGTATTTTGAACGGTAAATGAAACAACAGGTATAACGTCTGCTCCTTCATTGACTAATTTTTCAATTTCAGGAACTACTGCATCGTACGTACAATGTGACCCTGTTAAACCAAAACCAATTCTTTTTCCTTTTAATTGCATCATTCATTCCCCTTTCTATCTTCCAAGCTTTCTCCTAATAGCTGACTTAACACATTTGCAATAATTTGACCTGCCGTTTTCGGAGCAACTATTCCTGGTAGCCCGGGAGCTAAAAGAGCTTTAATACCTCTTTTTTCTGCATAACGAAAATCCGTACCACCGGGCTTTGATGCAAGATCAATAATTAGCGTGTGGGCTGGCATTTTAGAGATTACATTTGCGGACAAGATAGGATGAGGAATTGTATTAATACAAACATCAATATCTGTCACATTGTTTTTAAGTTCTGACAAGTGAAAGGGAGTGAGCCCCATATCAAATATTCTTGCAATATGCTCCGTTCTTCTTGCACCTACACGTACTTTTGCACCTAGAGCTGCAAACGTTCTAGCTACAGTCATTCCAACTCTACCGAGACCGAGCACAGCAATGTTAGCATTATGAATAGTAATATCGGTATGTTGAATGACCATCATAATTGTTCCTTCCACAGTAGGAATTGCATTGTAAATAGCGACGTCGTCTCGTTCAAATAACTTCACTAACTTTCGGTTAGTTGACGAAACAATGGAGTCTAAATAACTATTAGATATCCCCGAGTAAACAACACAATGTTCTGGTGTTTTCTTTAAAATATCTTCCGTCAATAAAATTTTTTCATTTGAAAAAATTGTTTCCACTTGACCTTGTAAATTTGTTCCCGAAACAGGGATGACAATAGAATCTACCGTTGAAAAATCTACTTCATCCATTTGTTCCTTTGAAGCTCCGGTAAATCCGTGATCTAATTGATCAAAACCTATTAAAGAAAGTTTTGCATCTAATTCAATAAGCTTTCGAATCACCTCAAGCTGCCTTGCATCACCGCCAATGACAGCTATGTGCAAACCGGTCAGCATACATGTCACCTTCTTCTATATCTTTCTAACAACGCCGTTAATAATTACTTACTTCGATATCCTATGTAGCTAATAATCAAGATGTGATAAGTACACAGAGATGAAATTCATACCAGTTAAGTCTATTTTTATATTAAGCACTATCCGTCCTTTAAGAACTGACTAACATGTAACAGACCATTCCCGTTTGAAGGTAGAGATTTCCCCTAAAAATAACTACAAAAAAAGCCAGCCTTAGGCTGACTTTACTTTTGGCATGCTAATATTACGGTGCACTATTCGAACTTTTTTTCTTCCTCTTCTGGAATATCAATAATAATCATATCCGTTCCAATTTTTTTTATATGCTTCCAAGGAACTTTTATTTCGGCTCCTTCCTTCTTTAAACCGAACCATTTTAAAGAAGGAATAATTAAAGATTTTATTTCACCTGTTGTTTCGTTTATTTCTAAATCTGTATGACCTAATACACCTAGTCTTTCCGCTCTCTTTACATCAACAATTTCTTTTCCACCCAATTCACTTAATCTCATCACTCTAACCTCCTTACTATATATATAAAGAATTGTCCAAAAAAAATGCCTGCTAGTTAAACTAATAGCAGACATTTTTTATTTAAATTATAAAGGTTAATTTTTCGTTGTCGCGTCTTGATTCTTTGGAAATCGGGCTCACGACATCAGCCAGTCATCGCGGGTGGTACAAATGAGAGTCTTCCTATTGTACTTGGACTTTCATTGTCGGGCCAGGTCGAGCCGCCTCCGCTTTTCTTTCTGTCTAGCTCCGGCGCATTGACCCTAGCAAACTTCCTGTTCCGTCCGTACGATAAGTCAACATCGGCTCTCTACGTTCGCCGTGTTTCCTTTATCTCCTACCGAAACAGTCCAGTTTGTACGGGTCAAGGCGATGCGCCTCCGCTTTTCTTTCTGTCTAGCTCCGGCGGCTTGGCCCTCGAGGTCATAAGCTAGTCACTTCCGGTGGGCAAAAAGCGCCCACCTGCAGCGCCTATCTTATGCTTGTCGGGCCAGGTCGAGCCGCCTCCGCTTTTCTTATTTTATATACCTTTTGGAAGTTCTCCATCTGGACTTATAAGTGCAAGAGAATATTGATCATTAAAAATCCGATGTGTTAGTTCATTAACAGACTTATCGGTAATACTGTTTATCTTTTCTAAAATATCATCTAGAGAACGATGATTTTTTAATAATAATTCATTTTTACCATTACGACTCATTCTACTATTCGTGCTTTCTAAGCTTAACATTAAACTTCCTTTTATTTGTTCTTTACTATTTTTTAATTCTTTTTCTGTAATTCCTTCTTGCTTCAACTTATTTATCGTCAATTGTACAGTTTCAAAAAGTAAGTCAAGCTGTGCAGCTCCAGTTCCTCCATAGATTGTTAGCATCCCATTATCTTGAAAAGAGGAATGATAGGAGTAGATTGAATAGGCTAATCCCCGTTCTTCCCTTACCTCTTGGAATAAACGACTACTCATACTACCACCAAGAACATTATTCATCACAATTAAATTATAAACATCTTCATCACCAACAGGAAGACCATTGTACCCGATACAAAGATGGGCTTGTTCTGTAGTCTTTTTTCTTGCTAATTTTCCAGTTTCAAATACTGGTTTTTGAATAGATGGTTTTGTATAACCCGTTTCATAACTACCAAACAATTCTTCCACTTCTTTTATAAACGACTCTTCTATGTTACCAGCAATAGATATAACGACATTATCAGGCGTATACGTTTCTTTCATATAGTTACGTAACGTTTCTCCATTAAAGGCCGATAACGTAGTTTCTGTTCCTAAAATCGGGTATCCTAAAGGATGGTTCCCATAAGAAGCTTTACTTAATAAATCATGGACAATATCGTCTGGTGCGTCTTCGTACATTTTTATTTCTTCGTAAACAACATTTTTTTCCTTGCCAAGCTCTTCTTCATCGAAAATAGAGTGGAAAAACATATCTGCTAAAACATTGAGTGCATAATTAGAATGCTCATCCATTACTTTTGCGTAATAACATGTATATTCCTTAGAAGTAAACGCATTAACTTGACCACCAATAGAATCAAAACTTTCCGCGATTTCTCGGGCAGTTTTTGTTTTTGTTCCTTTAAAGAACATATGCTCTAGGAAATGAGAAACACCGTTATTTTCTCCATTTTCATTTCTAGAACCTGTACCAATCCATATCCCAATCGCAACAGATCTAACTGTTGGGATATTTTCTAGTACAACTCTTACACCATTTTTACAAGTATGTTTTGTTACCAAAAGAAATCCTCCTATTCCCTACCTAATAAGATTGATGAATATTAACGTTAATCCATCCTTTCTTCACTTAATAGGCTACTTATCGTTCCAATATGTAAGTCTTTTTCTTTGATAGAAACAATTAATGTTTCTAACGATTTAGATGTGGGATCTGTAGGGTGCATTAATATAATGGCCCCTGGATGAACTTTTCCCATTACTCTATCCACAATAACATTTGGCTCCGGTCTTTGCCAGTCTATCGTATCGACACTCCACATTATTGTACCCATATTATATTGTTTTGCAATTTCTACTACCTCTTGACGGAAACTACCACTAGGTGGAGCAAACCATTTTACTTTCACACCTGTAGTTGCTTCAATTACGCTATTCGTTTTTAATAATTGATCTCTTACGGCATTGGCACCTAATGTTTTCATATTAGGATGACTATAAGAATGATTCCCTACCTCATGACCAGCATCGACAATCATTTTTGCTATTGAAGGATTCTCCTTTACCCATCTACCTTCTAAAAAGAATGTAGCCTTAATTTCATGCTTTTTTAACGTTTCAAGCATATCGGGAATATATTCATTTCCCCATGCAACATTGACGATAAATGAAACCATTTTTTTATCTTCATGCCCTTTATATATCGGTGATGCCGATAAATCCTTTAAATGGATTTGTGGGGACAGTTGTTTAAATACAAGTTTTTTTTCATCGAACACACCGCTTTTTTTCATCTTTTCATACGATGCTTTAATATCAACTGTTCTACCGTTGTACCCTGGAACCGCTTTCCATACTTTATCTATTCTTGCATCTTGAGGGGGAATCTCATATGCTGATGCTTTTTCTTCAATTTCCAGCATTAATGAATCTTTAATCCCAGCAACTTCTTGAGCAACAATAGATGTAGAAATAGAATTATTAAAATATGGTGTCGTTTGGTAGGAAATGATTGCTATAAGACAAAAAACAAAAGTAGAAAATCGTCTGTTCACCTTGTATCCCCCTATGTTTATTAATCAATATTGATCAATAAGAATGTGTAGAAATATATTTACTATTATATTCCACCATTTATATATATTTTATGTATGGGAGGTACAAGTAGAACATTAGTACCGTTATGACTGTAAATTATATGGACAAACGCGGAAGCACTCGTTTAAGTCAAAAGCGAAGTTTGAGTTGGGCCTAGAAGCTAGACGTATATAATTACAAAAATGACAAAAAGCCTGGCATATACCAGACTTATTTGGAAAGTATTAAGATGGTTGTTCATTTTTTTCTTTTTGTTCTTTTAGAAGTACTTTTCTAGAAAGATTTACTCTACCTTGCTTATCAATTTCCATAACTTTTACTAATACTTCATCACCGAGTTTTACGATATCTTCCACTTTATTAACTCGTTCTTCTGCTAATTCAGAAATGTGAACTAGTCCATCTTTGCCGCTAAATAATTCGACAAACGCACCGAATTTTTCAACACGTTTTACTTTACCTAAATAAATTTCACCGACTTGCACTTCACGAACGATATCTTCAATAATCTTTTTCGCTTTTTGGTTCATTTCTTCATCAACAGAAGAGATAAATACCATACCATCCTGCTCAATATCTATTTTAACACCGGTTTCTTCGATAATCTTATTAATTTGTTTACCGCTCGGTCCAATAACATCCCTAATTTTATCAGGGTTAATAGTCATTGTTAAAATTTTCGGTGCATACGTCGATAACTGCTGTCTAGGTGTATCGATTGTTTTTAACATTGACTCTAATATTTGCATTCTGCCGATTTTCGCCTGTTGAAGCGCCTCTTCTAAAATCTCTCTAGACAATCCAGCGATTTTAATATCCATTTGAAGAGCCGTTACACCTTTTGAAGTACCTGCAACTTTAAAGTCCATATCACCTAAATGATCTTCCATACCTTGGATATCAGTAAGAACCGTGTAGTGTTCACCTTTTTTTACAAGACCCATTGCAATACCGGCAACAGGAGCTTTTATTGGTACACCTGCATCCATCATAGCAAGAGTACTTGCACAAATACTCGCTTGAGATGTAGAACCGTTCGATTCTAAAACTTCAGAAACTACACGAACAGTATATGGAAAATCCTTTTCAGAAGGTAAAATTGGTTCTAAAGCTCTTTCACCTAACGCACCGTGCCCAATTTCACGACGACCTGGTCCACGCATCGGTCCAGTTTCACCAACACTAAATTGTGGGAAATTATAATGATGCATAAAACGTTTCTCTTCTTCAATTCCTAAACCATCTAAAATTTGCACATCGCCAAGCGCACCTAAAGTACAAATACTTAAAGCTTGTGTTTGTCCACGTGTGAATAGTCCAGAACCATGAGTTCTAGGTAAGATTCCCACTTCTGAAGAAAGGGGACGAATTTCATCCTTTTTACGGCCGTCTGGACGCACTTTTTCTTCTGTGATAAGTCTTCTTACTTCTTCTTTAACAAGTTTGCTTAATGTTTCTTTTACCTGTTTCACCGTATCTTCATCAGCTTCTTGCTCTTCGAAGTGGGCAAGTACTGCTTGCTTTACTTCCGTAATTGCATCTTCTCTAGCATGTTTTTCCACCACTTGTACTGCTTTGTTTAAATTAGCTTCAGCCATTTCACGAACTTTTTCTTCAATAGTCGCGTCTATTTCATATAGAGTAACTTCCATTTTGTCTTTTCCAACGGCTTGTACAATTTCTTCTTGGAAAGCAATAAGTCGTTTAATTTCTTCATGACCATACATAATGGCTTCTAACATAACTTCCTCAGGCACTTCATTTGCGCCAGCTTCAACCATGTTAATTGCGTCTTTCGTACCAGCAACAACAAGATGTAAATCACTTTGTTCTTGCTGGTCAACAGTTGGGTTAATAATAAATTCGTTGTTTATTCTCCCGATCGTTACACCAGCGATTGGCCCATCAAAAGGAATATCAGATACGCTTAACGCTAATGATGATCCGAACATTGCTGCCATTTCAGAAGAACAATCTTGGTCTACACTTAGTACAATACTAATCACTTGCACTTCATTTCTAAACCCATCAGCGAATAATGGTCTGATTGGTCTGTCGATTAAGCGGCTAGCTAATATTGCCTTTTCACTAGGTCGCCCTTCTCTTTTAATGAAGCCTCCAGGTATTTTACCTACTGCGTAAAGACGCTCCTCATAGTTTACAGTTAACGGAAAGAAATCAAGATTTTTCGGTTCTTTTGATGCAGTTGCAGTACTTAAAACTGCAGTATCTTCATAACGAACTAACACAGCGCCATTTGCCTGTTTTGCTAATTGACCTAATTCTACCGTAAGGCGTCTTCCAGCCCAATCAATAGAAAAGACTTGTTTGTCTTGTCCCATGTTTTACCCCTCTCTAGCTTATCTTATAAGCTTTTACTCATGTGTTGCCAGTAAAATTCATTATAAGGATTAATAAAAGCAACTTCATTTGAAAAAGCCTGTATAAATTAATTTCATTATGTATAGTATGAACGAAAGATGTACTTCATATCAATATATATATAACAAAAAAACCTAACAAAAAAGCGGGAAATATCCCGCTTTTTACACATTATCGACGTAAACCTAATTTGTTAATTAGATCACGATAACGAGTTACGTCTTTATTACGTAGGTAAGTTAGTAAGTTACGACGTTTACCAACCATTTTTAATAGACCACGACGAGAGTGGTGATCTTTTTTGTGCGTACGTAAATGTTCGTTTAAGTTGTTAATTTCTTCAGTTAGGACAGCGATTTGAACTTCTGGAGAACCAGTGTCAGTATCGTGTGTTTTGAATTCATTAATCAAAGCTGTTTTACGCTCTTGTGTGATTGCCATCCTATTCACCTCCTTCAATATTTAACCCCAATTACCGAGCATTCGTTGGTGAATCGAGATGCCAAGCAATGGTTTTCGTACGTATAATAGAATACACCTTTATGAGGTAAAAATCAAGTTAAAGCATTGTTTTTTTGGAAATAATTAATCGCAAACTGCTTATCCGCCTCAATTTGTTGTACTAATTCCTTAAAACTAGGAAACTTCTGTTCACTTCTAATATAAAAATGCCAATTTACTCTTACTTGTTCACCGTAAATATTTTCATTAAAATCAAACAAATGCACTTCAATAGAAACTTTCGTATTATCTGTAAATGTAGGCTTTACACCCACGTTGCAGACGCCATTATACATTACATCGTTTATTTCCATTGTAACAGCATATACCCCAGGCTTTGGAATAATATACTCATCCGTTAATTCAATATTTGCAGTTGGAAAACCAATAGTTCGTCCTCTTTTATCTCCATCTACTACCGTGCCTTTGAGTGAGTAAAAGCGACCTAATATTTCCTTCACCTTATCTACTTTTCCTAGTTGTAAGTTTTCTCTAATGAGTGAAGAACTAACTTTTTGATTATCTTTTGTTAATTTTTCTATGACAGTTTGAGTAAATGCCCCATTTGAAAATTGTGGCATTGTTTCCATTGTTCCTTTTCCAAAGCTACCAAACGAGTAATCAAAACCAGCGACTATATGTTTTACATTTAACCCTTTAATGTATTGATCAACGAAAGATTGTGGTGATAGCTTTGCTAGTTCCGGAGTGAAGGAGACTACATAAAGAATATCTACTCCTAGAGTTTGTAAAATTTCCTCTTTCTCTTTCAAAGGAGTTATATAACGAATGTTTTTCATATCGTTTCTTAATACGACAGAAGGGTGAGGGTCAAGTGTTAATACTGCACTTTGCATCTCATTTTCTTTTGCGATATTTATAGCTGTATTAATTACCTTTTGATGACCAAGATGAATTCCATCAAAAAAACCTAACGCCATCACTGTCGGTTTTAATTGTAATGCATCGATTGAAAGCGGATGTGATAAATAAACTGTTTTCATGATAAACCCCTTATTTCTGTAAAAACTTATGTATGAAACACTTTTCGCGGCTTCATTAGACCTTCCTTAGTTGGATGTTTCATATAAATAGCGAGACATTTCCCTTCATAGTACACAACAAAAAGATCTTCATCTTTCATTTCTTCTGGTAGGGGTAAAACTGCCCCATTTTTTACTTTCTCTGCTACTGTATCATTAATTGTTAATGCAGGCAATCCACGTAATGCTTTTTCAATAGGAATAAGTGCATCGTGTACATTATCTAATTGTACCATTTCCTCTAATTGTTCAAAAGAAATTGCATCATTTAATGTAAAAATTCCAGATTGGGTTCGGACTAACGAAGACATATGCGCTGGAAAACCAAGTTTTTCTCCGATTGTAACTGCTAACGTTCTAATATATGTACCTTTACTACATGTTACACGAATTGTAAACTTGACGTCATCTCCTATTTCATAAACATTTTGAGCCTCAACAATATCAATATTATGAATAGTAACTTTTCTAGTTGGCCTTTCTATTTCAATTCCTTGCCTTGCATATTCATATAATTTTTTCCCGTTTATTTTAACTGCTGAATACATTGGAGGGGTTTGATCAATTTCACCTATTAACCTTTTAGTAACAGCCTCTATTTCCTCTATAGTAATTTTCCGATCAATAACTACGGCATCTACCGTCTCTCCTGTTTGATCTTCCGTTGTAGTTGATCTACCTAACGTTACTTCTGCAACGTATGTCTTTTCTTCCGCTG from Sutcliffiella cohnii encodes:
- the rpsO gene encoding 30S ribosomal protein S15 produces the protein MAITQERKTALINEFKTHDTDTGSPEVQIAVLTEEINNLNEHLRTHKKDHHSRRGLLKMVGKRRNLLTYLRNKDVTRYRDLINKLGLRR
- a CDS encoding YlmC/YmxH family sporulation protein — encoded protein: MRLSELGGKEIVDVKRAERLGVLGHTDLEINETTGEIKSLIIPSLKWFGLKKEGAEIKVPWKHIKKIGTDMIIIDIPEEEEKKFE
- a CDS encoding polysaccharide deacetylase family protein, coding for MSTSIVAQEVAGIKDSLMLEIEEKASAYEIPPQDARIDKVWKAVPGYNGRTVDIKASYEKMKKSGVFDEKKLVFKQLSPQIHLKDLSASPIYKGHEDKKMVSFIVNVAWGNEYIPDMLETLKKHEIKATFFLEGRWVKENPSIAKMIVDAGHEVGNHSYSHPNMKTLGANAVRDQLLKTNSVIEATTGVKVKWFAPPSGSFRQEVVEIAKQYNMGTIMWSVDTIDWQRPEPNVIVDRVMGKVHPGAIILMHPTDPTSKSLETLIVSIKEKDLHIGTISSLLSEERMD
- the asd gene encoding aspartate-semialdehyde dehydrogenase, which encodes MKGFNIALVGATGAVGQQMLKTLEERDFPIKELTLLSSERSAGTKVIFKDNEYTVQKAEPDSFNGVDIALFSAGGSVSKLLAPEAAKRGAIVVDNTSAFRMDPEVPLVVPEVNEQDLFNQKGIIANPNCSTIQMVVTLEPIRKKYGLSKVIVSTYQAVSGAGAAAIDELHTQTQAILNGDDFTPSVLPVKGDEKHYQIAFNAIPQIDKFEDNGFTFEEMKMINETKKIMHMPNLSVAATCVRLPVVTGHSESVYIEVEDENVTVQDIRNLLEEAPGITLQDKPEEQLYPMPAHSVGLNDVFVGRIRQDLDNKKGFHLWIVSDNLLKGAAWNSVQIAETLTKLGIVK
- the dapG gene encoding aspartate kinase, with the protein product MKIVVQKFGGTSVRNEMSRDHAFHHIHKSVQQGYKVVVVVSAMGRKGEPYATDTLLSLLEESKSNVSKRELDMLLSCGEVISSIVFSSMLNSNGIKATALNGPQAGFRTNNEHTNAKIIDMKCDHLLEVLRHHDVVVVAGFQGESRTGDITTIGRGGSDTSAAALGAALRAEWIDIFSDVEGVMTADPNIVENAKPLNVVSYTEICNMAYQGAKVVHPRAVEIAMQARIPLRVKSTYSDTPGTLVTSLDKISDQHVTERLITGIAHVSDVTQIKVTAKEGQYNLQSEVFRAMANEQISIDFFNISPTNVIYTIADQMSEKAIAVLNELGYNPKVTKHCAKVAVVGAGMTGVPGVTSKIVTTLSELGIQILQSADSHTTIWVLVKQEDMEKAVKALHDAFGLAHINSAFVYDSKKEGEISWHD
- the dpaA gene encoding dipicolinic acid synthetase subunit A, encoding MLTGLHIAVIGGDARQLEVIRKLIELDAKLSLIGFDQLDHGFTGASKEQMDEVDFSTVDSIVIPVSGTNLQGQVETIFSNEKILLTEDILKKTPEHCVVYSGISNSYLDSIVSSTNRKLVKLFERDDVAIYNAIPTVEGTIMMVIQHTDITIHNANIAVLGLGRVGMTVARTFAALGAKVRVGARRTEHIARIFDMGLTPFHLSELKNNVTDIDVCINTIPHPILSANVISKMPAHTLIIDLASKPGGTDFRYAEKRGIKALLAPGLPGIVAPKTAGQIIANVLSQLLGESLEDRKGNE
- a CDS encoding M16 family metallopeptidase, producing the protein MVTKHTCKNGVRVVLENIPTVRSVAIGIWIGTGSRNENGENNGVSHFLEHMFFKGTKTKTAREIAESFDSIGGQVNAFTSKEYTCYYAKVMDEHSNYALNVLADMFFHSIFDEEELGKEKNVVYEEIKMYEDAPDDIVHDLLSKASYGNHPLGYPILGTETTLSAFNGETLRNYMKETYTPDNVVISIAGNIEESFIKEVEELFGSYETGYTKPSIQKPVFETGKLARKKTTEQAHLCIGYNGLPVGDEDVYNLIVMNNVLGGSMSSRLFQEVREERGLAYSIYSYHSSFQDNGMLTIYGGTGAAQLDLLFETVQLTINKLKQEGITEKELKNSKEQIKGSLMLSLESTNSRMSRNGKNELLLKNHRSLDDILEKINSITDKSVNELTHRIFNDQYSLALISPDGELPKGI
- a CDS encoding dipicolinate synthase subunit B, with amino-acid sequence MQLKGKRIGFGLTGSHCTYDAVVPEIEKLVNEGADVIPVVSFTVQNTNTRFGEGQEWIQKIEEITGNKAIDSIVKAEPLGPKIPLDCMVVAPLTGNSMSKLANALTDSPVLMAAKATLRNHHPVVLGISTNDALGLNGINLMRLMSTKNIYFIPFGQDAPEKKPNSMVARMNMLVPTVVEAINNKQIQPVIVEKYLDDLN
- the pnp gene encoding polyribonucleotide nucleotidyltransferase — translated: MGQDKQVFSIDWAGRRLTVELGQLAKQANGAVLVRYEDTAVLSTATASKEPKNLDFFPLTVNYEERLYAVGKIPGGFIKREGRPSEKAILASRLIDRPIRPLFADGFRNEVQVISIVLSVDQDCSSEMAAMFGSSLALSVSDIPFDGPIAGVTIGRINNEFIINPTVDQQEQSDLHLVVAGTKDAINMVEAGANEVPEEVMLEAIMYGHEEIKRLIAFQEEIVQAVGKDKMEVTLYEIDATIEEKVREMAEANLNKAVQVVEKHAREDAITEVKQAVLAHFEEQEADEDTVKQVKETLSKLVKEEVRRLITEEKVRPDGRKKDEIRPLSSEVGILPRTHGSGLFTRGQTQALSICTLGALGDVQILDGLGIEEEKRFMHHYNFPQFSVGETGPMRGPGRREIGHGALGERALEPILPSEKDFPYTVRVVSEVLESNGSTSQASICASTLAMMDAGVPIKAPVAGIAMGLVKKGEHYTVLTDIQGMEDHLGDMDFKVAGTSKGVTALQMDIKIAGLSREILEEALQQAKIGRMQILESMLKTIDTPRQQLSTYAPKILTMTINPDKIRDVIGPSGKQINKIIEETGVKIDIEQDGMVFISSVDEEMNQKAKKIIEDIVREVQVGEIYLGKVKRVEKFGAFVELFSGKDGLVHISELAEERVNKVEDIVKLGDEVLVKVMEIDKQGRVNLSRKVLLKEQKEKNEQPS